A single genomic interval of uncultured Cohaesibacter sp. harbors:
- a CDS encoding acyltransferase family protein, protein MESSAQSARWNGMDFARAVLMILGLFFHAGSFYGTGNDWLIISDETTPIVNGFNFLIHSFRMEAFYLIAGFFFALVMEKQRPNFLRDRLVRIAIPLFVCGALINPVMHYTVYGYDYVITKDYIVKGEWLSHLWFLGNLTIYILISIPICRYIRKNIRVTRTQLFVTVAFIVPFVAACMNFAANRIFPEKFLFIAPESIFDYLPYYCLGMVCFYNRAEFTKLLNMQSFAIALVIAAAMIATREVLAIYGLTFISKVIYALLRGPMILLTLSFLIVMGNRESKIVRSFSDSSYTIYLFHLPIFVLLYKTVFQHTHLGALPEYALLIAITYALCYAIHIFVIKKSKLLSFAFNGKQFSLKDYSLLGRKLRSDG, encoded by the coding sequence ATGGAATCTTCTGCCCAGTCTGCCCGGTGGAACGGGATGGATTTTGCGCGCGCAGTGTTGATGATCCTTGGGCTGTTTTTCCATGCCGGGAGCTTCTACGGAACAGGAAACGACTGGCTCATCATTTCCGATGAAACAACACCCATCGTCAACGGTTTCAACTTTCTCATCCATAGCTTTCGTATGGAAGCATTCTACCTGATTGCAGGTTTTTTCTTTGCGTTGGTGATGGAGAAGCAACGTCCAAATTTTTTAAGAGATCGTCTTGTACGTATTGCAATCCCTCTATTCGTCTGCGGAGCGCTCATCAATCCAGTTATGCATTATACTGTCTATGGTTATGACTATGTCATTACCAAAGATTATATTGTTAAAGGCGAATGGCTGTCCCATTTGTGGTTTCTTGGAAACCTGACTATCTACATCCTCATTTCCATTCCTATTTGCAGATATATTCGCAAGAATATCCGTGTAACCAGAACACAGCTATTCGTTACTGTGGCCTTTATCGTGCCGTTTGTAGCAGCCTGCATGAACTTTGCCGCCAACCGCATTTTCCCGGAAAAATTTCTTTTCATTGCACCTGAATCGATATTTGACTACCTGCCCTACTACTGCCTCGGCATGGTCTGTTTTTACAACCGAGCCGAGTTCACGAAGCTTCTCAACATGCAGAGTTTTGCGATCGCGCTGGTAATAGCAGCTGCCATGATTGCCACCAGAGAAGTGCTGGCTATCTACGGGCTGACATTTATCTCAAAGGTCATTTACGCCCTTTTGCGTGGCCCGATGATCCTTCTCACGCTGTCCTTCTTGATTGTTATGGGAAACAGGGAAAGCAAAATCGTGAGAAGCTTTTCCGATTCCAGCTACACGATCTATCTGTTTCACCTGCCGATATTTGTGTTGCTTTACAAGACCGTATTCCAGCACACACATCTGGGCGCCCTGCCTGAATATGCTCTTCTGATCGCCATCACCTATGCGCTTTGCTATGCGATCCATATTTTTGTGATCAAGAAGAGCAAACTTCTAAGCTTTGCCTTCAATGGCAAACAATTCAGCCTGAAGGACTATTCTCTTCTGGGCAGGAAACTACGATCGGACGGATAG